A stretch of Thermodesulfovibrionales bacterium DNA encodes these proteins:
- a CDS encoding DUF4416 family protein — protein sequence MGRLREAEKAVLFTGILLAEEEITETVMPLLNKEFGEILYSTPLKEWKWTDYYRKEMGENLKRFFIFFKNIIDPSSLADIKLRTNEIEEIFSVSGKRRINLDPGYLTPSKVVLASTKNYCHRIYLGKGIYAEITLYYKDNTFKPHIFTYRDYAEPGTISIFNSAREMVKDLLKTL from the coding sequence TTGGGCAGACTGAGAGAAGCTGAAAAGGCGGTATTATTTACAGGGATACTTTTAGCTGAAGAGGAAATAACTGAGACAGTTATGCCGCTGCTCAATAAGGAATTTGGAGAGATCCTTTACAGCACACCTCTTAAGGAGTGGAAATGGACAGATTATTACAGAAAAGAGATGGGAGAAAATCTTAAGAGATTTTTTATCTTTTTTAAAAATATAATTGATCCCTCATCCCTTGCAGATATCAAGTTAAGGACAAATGAGATAGAGGAAATTTTTTCTGTAAGCGGTAAAAGGAGGATAAATCTCGATCCCGGTTATTTAACACCATCAAAGGTTGTCCTTGCCTCAACAAAAAACTACTGCCACAGGATTTATCTTGGAAAGGGTATTTATGCTGAGATAACCCTTTACTATAAAGATAATACCTTTAAACCTCATATCTTTACCTACAGGGATTATGCTGAGCCAGGAACCATCTCCATTTTTAACAGTGCCAGGGAGATGGTCAAAGATCTGCTTAAGACATTATGA
- a CDS encoding TlpA family protein disulfide reductase, giving the protein MKSPYLLLLFCFSLVIYSCQKKEEFLKEGSSVPFFTLRAADGTRNWSIDDGKGSIIIINFWATWCPSCKEEMPSMQRFYKKFNGNGVRVLTVLYRDDPFQALGFLKQMNYDFPVFIDHEQRAAQIFGLTGVPETYIIGRDGRLLHRIIGPFDWDSPDFQEYINGILRS; this is encoded by the coding sequence ATGAAATCTCCTTATCTGCTACTTCTCTTCTGCTTTAGTCTTGTCATCTATTCCTGTCAGAAAAAGGAGGAGTTCCTCAAAGAGGGGTCTTCGGTGCCATTTTTTACTCTCAGAGCAGCTGATGGTACAAGAAACTGGTCAATTGATGATGGAAAGGGTTCTATAATAATAATCAATTTCTGGGCAACCTGGTGTCCGTCCTGTAAGGAAGAGATGCCATCAATGCAGAGATTTTATAAAAAATTTAATGGAAACGGCGTTAGAGTTCTTACTGTCCTTTACAGAGATGATCCATTCCAGGCACTGGGATTCCTGAAACAGATGAATTATGATTTTCCTGTATTTATTGATCATGAACAGAGGGCTGCTCAGATCTTTGGTCTTACAGGAGTACCCGAGACCTATATAATAGGAAGGGATGGCAGACTCCTTCATAGAATCATCGGGCCTTTTGACTGGGATTCCCCTGACTTTCAGGAATATATAAATGGCATACTGAGAAGTTAG